In one window of Caenimonas aquaedulcis DNA:
- a CDS encoding enoyl-CoA hydratase-related protein has product MTEETAKTVLYEKRGAVALVTLNRPQALNSFTRQMHRELWSALDAAEADASIRAMVITGAGRGFCAGADLSEFDFAPGPDLVKRADPGPVIEQAFNPTVRKLQALRMPTIAAVNGVAAGAGASLAMTCDLAVAASSASFVQAFSRIGLVPDAGGTWFLIKKLGLARAMGAAMLGDKLAAKDAKEWGMIWDVAPEGEDCVEAAMKLAQRLAAMPTKALVATRHLLRAAASNDLDKQLDAERDMQSALGRTHDYIEGVSAFLAKRPAVFKGE; this is encoded by the coding sequence ATGACCGAAGAGACTGCCAAAACCGTCCTTTACGAGAAGCGCGGCGCCGTCGCGCTCGTCACCCTCAACCGCCCCCAGGCGCTCAACAGTTTCACACGGCAGATGCACCGCGAACTGTGGTCCGCGCTCGATGCCGCCGAGGCGGATGCGTCGATCCGCGCGATGGTGATCACGGGCGCGGGCCGCGGATTCTGCGCGGGCGCCGATCTTTCGGAGTTCGATTTCGCGCCGGGACCGGATCTCGTGAAGCGCGCCGACCCGGGCCCGGTGATCGAGCAGGCCTTCAACCCCACGGTGCGCAAGTTGCAGGCGCTGCGCATGCCCACGATCGCCGCCGTCAACGGCGTCGCGGCCGGGGCGGGGGCATCGCTCGCGATGACCTGCGACCTCGCCGTCGCGGCGTCCAGCGCATCCTTCGTGCAGGCCTTCAGCAGAATCGGCCTCGTGCCCGACGCGGGCGGCACCTGGTTCCTCATCAAGAAGCTGGGCCTCGCACGCGCGATGGGCGCGGCGATGCTCGGCGACAAGCTGGCCGCGAAGGACGCCAAGGAGTGGGGAATGATCTGGGACGTCGCGCCCGAGGGCGAGGACTGCGTCGAGGCGGCGATGAAGCTCGCGCAGCGGCTGGCGGCGATGCCGACGAAGGCGCTCGTCGCGACGCGCCACCTGTTGCGCGCCGCTGCCTCCAACGACCTGGACAAGCAGCTCGATGCAGAACGGGACATGCAGTCGGCGCTCGGCAGGACCCACGATTACATCGAGGGCGTCTCCGCGTTCCTCGCGAAGCGTCCCGCGGTCTTCAAGGGCGAATGA
- the paaI gene encoding hydroxyphenylacetyl-CoA thioesterase PaaI codes for MAAQDLASRVGDAMFAADRASREFMGMELVACEAGRAVMRMTVREPMLNGHLICHGGLIFTLADSTFAFACNSRNQVTVAAGCSIEFLKPGQLGDVLTCEGVERVLQGRHGIYDMTVTNQAGEVVAVFRGKSTQIKGQVIPEGA; via the coding sequence ATGGCGGCGCAGGATCTTGCCTCGCGCGTGGGCGATGCGATGTTCGCGGCGGACCGCGCGAGCCGCGAGTTCATGGGCATGGAGCTCGTCGCCTGCGAAGCCGGACGCGCGGTGATGCGCATGACCGTGCGCGAGCCGATGCTCAATGGGCATCTCATCTGCCACGGCGGGTTGATCTTCACGCTGGCCGATTCGACTTTCGCGTTCGCGTGCAACAGCCGCAACCAGGTGACGGTGGCGGCGGGATGCAGCATCGAGTTCCTCAAGCCCGGGCAGCTCGGCGACGTGCTGACCTGCGAAGGCGTGGAGCGCGTGCTGCAGGGCCGCCATGGCATCTACGACATGACGGTCACGAACCAGGCCGGCGAGGTGGTCGCGGTGTTTCGGGGCAAGAGCACCCAGATCAAGGGACAAGTGATTCCGGAGGGAGCATGA
- the paaK gene encoding phenylacetate--CoA ligase PaaK, with product MKSFPLEPIEKAGVDELRALQLKRLKSTLRHAYRNSPAYRRKFDAAGVHPDDCRSLGDLAKFPFTTKHDLREHYPFGMFAVPREQCVRIHASSGTTGKPTVVGYTRNDIDTWSHVMARSLRASGARPGELVHVSYGYGLFTGGLGAHYGAEKLGLTVVPFGGGQTERQVQLIADFKPDIIMVTPSYMLAIADEFERQGLDPAKSSLRLGIFGAEPWTNDMRTAIEQRMGIEAVDIYGLSEVMGPGVANECVETKDGPTIWEDHFYPEIVDPDTGEPVADGELGELVFTSLTKEALPIIRYRTRDLTRLLPGTARTMRRMEKITGRSDDMMIVRGVNVFPSQIEELILKRMELAPHYLCILTRDGPMDALTVAVEVRHDVAHESHAAREAARLLAHEIKTYIGTTAQVELRAAGGIERSLGKAKRVLDQRPRT from the coding sequence ATGAAGTCATTTCCGCTCGAGCCGATCGAGAAGGCGGGTGTGGACGAGCTGCGCGCGCTGCAGCTCAAGCGATTGAAGTCGACCTTGCGCCATGCGTACCGCAACTCTCCCGCGTACCGCAGGAAGTTCGATGCGGCGGGCGTGCATCCGGACGACTGCCGCTCGCTCGGCGACCTCGCCAAGTTTCCCTTCACCACCAAGCACGACCTGCGCGAGCACTACCCCTTCGGCATGTTCGCGGTGCCGCGCGAGCAGTGCGTGCGCATCCATGCGTCGAGCGGCACGACAGGCAAACCGACGGTGGTCGGCTACACGAGGAACGACATCGACACCTGGTCGCACGTGATGGCGCGCAGCCTGCGCGCGAGCGGCGCGCGGCCCGGCGAGCTCGTGCACGTGAGCTACGGCTACGGCCTGTTCACCGGCGGGCTGGGCGCGCATTACGGCGCGGAGAAGCTGGGCCTGACCGTCGTGCCTTTCGGCGGCGGGCAGACGGAGCGGCAGGTGCAACTCATCGCCGATTTCAAGCCGGACATCATCATGGTGACGCCCAGCTACATGCTGGCGATCGCGGACGAATTCGAGCGGCAGGGCCTGGACCCCGCGAAGAGCAGCCTGCGCCTGGGCATCTTCGGCGCGGAGCCCTGGACCAACGACATGCGCACGGCCATCGAGCAGCGCATGGGGATCGAGGCGGTGGACATCTACGGCCTGTCGGAAGTGATGGGTCCCGGCGTGGCCAACGAATGCGTGGAAACGAAGGACGGCCCGACGATCTGGGAGGACCATTTCTATCCCGAGATCGTCGATCCCGACACCGGGGAGCCGGTGGCCGACGGCGAGCTGGGCGAGCTGGTCTTCACCAGCCTCACCAAGGAAGCGCTGCCCATCATCCGCTACCGCACGCGCGACCTCACGCGCCTGCTGCCCGGCACCGCGCGCACCATGCGCCGCATGGAGAAGATCACCGGCCGCAGCGACGACATGATGATCGTGCGCGGCGTGAACGTGTTCCCCTCGCAGATCGAGGAATTGATCCTCAAGCGCATGGAGTTGGCGCCGCACTACCTGTGCATCCTCACGCGCGACGGTCCGATGGACGCACTGACGGTGGCTGTCGAAGTGCGGCACGACGTGGCGCACGAATCCCACGCCGCGCGCGAGGCGGCGCGCCTGCTCGCGCACGAAATCAAGACCTACATCGGGACCACGGCGCAGGTAGAACTGCGCGCCGCGGGCGGCATCGAGCGCAGCCTGGGCAAGGCCAAGCGGGTGTTGGACCAGCGGCCGCGTACCTGA
- a CDS encoding Bug family tripartite tricarboxylate transporter substrate binding protein: MQRRHLLQALAAGAALPGFSFAQDKYPSKPITLICPYSAGGNADQRSRQIGRFISTALGQPVLVDNKPGAGGNIGTDAVAKARPDGYIIGMGNFAPLAVNPTMFAKMNFDPAKDLAPVCLIERGPLVLMVNPKSPFKSVQDVIAFAKANPGKLSFASGGLGGSHHLSAELFKSISGLFITHIPYKGGAPATTDLMGGQVDMMFEQMYAAAPSIRAGKLRALAITSKARSPLFPDLPTMAESGVPGFEVQNWQGLIAPAGTPPAIIKLLNETTNKALADPAIREQMLGQGNEIGGGTPEQFAALIKSEAAKWGKLVKTAGIKPE; this comes from the coding sequence ATGCAACGCCGTCACCTTCTGCAAGCCCTCGCCGCCGGCGCGGCGCTGCCGGGATTCTCGTTCGCGCAGGACAAATACCCGTCCAAGCCCATCACCCTCATCTGCCCCTATTCCGCGGGCGGCAACGCCGACCAGCGTTCGCGCCAGATCGGCCGCTTCATTTCCACGGCGCTCGGCCAGCCGGTGCTCGTCGACAACAAGCCGGGCGCGGGCGGCAACATCGGCACCGACGCGGTGGCGAAAGCCAGGCCCGACGGCTACATCATCGGCATGGGCAACTTCGCGCCGCTCGCGGTGAATCCCACGATGTTTGCCAAGATGAACTTCGACCCGGCAAAGGACCTCGCGCCGGTCTGCCTGATCGAGCGGGGCCCGCTCGTGCTGATGGTGAACCCGAAGTCGCCTTTCAAGTCGGTGCAGGATGTCATCGCGTTCGCGAAGGCGAACCCGGGCAAGCTCTCGTTCGCATCGGGCGGCCTCGGCGGCTCGCACCACCTGTCCGCGGAGCTGTTCAAGTCGATCTCCGGCCTCTTCATCACGCACATCCCCTACAAGGGCGGCGCCCCCGCGACGACGGACCTGATGGGTGGCCAGGTCGACATGATGTTCGAGCAGATGTACGCGGCGGCGCCCTCCATCCGCGCGGGCAAGCTGCGCGCCCTGGCGATCACGAGCAAGGCGCGCTCGCCGCTGTTCCCGGACCTTCCCACGATGGCGGAATCCGGCGTGCCCGGCTTCGAGGTGCAGAACTGGCAGGGCCTCATCGCGCCCGCCGGCACGCCGCCCGCCATCATCAAGCTGCTGAACGAGACCACGAACAAGGCGCTCGCCGACCCCGCGATCCGCGAGCAGATGCTGGGGCAGGGCAACGAGATCGGCGGCGGCACGCCCGAACAGTTCGCCGCCCTCATCAAGTCCGAGGCCGCGAAGTGGGGCAAGCTCGTGAAGACCGCGGGCATCAAGCCCGAATGA